One genomic window of Corynebacterium diphtheriae includes the following:
- a CDS encoding pyrimidine reductase family protein translates to MQRDSASSSTVTTDQIVYGALPLTTINEPECRAIAITSINGSATLSGVSGPMGDQTDADLLIQLRGWADAIVVGAETARKENYGPVVLPHGIKNQRQKLGRCGLPKLTLLSKSLYFDFSSELFSPDLPSELSPLVITQQPANTSEQWDQRLQKLIDVGVEVIVAPTSTNPLKIAFDALHARRLKKISIEGGPSVYRQALSLGIVDRLHLTIAPNIICPVESPLFGKISDDSFTTRLVLEMLSSSPNGLIFLRYKVIRDTLGNPTQ, encoded by the coding sequence ATGCAGCGTGACTCCGCATCTTCCAGCACAGTAACTACCGACCAAATTGTTTACGGGGCTCTTCCTCTCACCACGATCAACGAACCAGAATGCCGCGCTATTGCGATTACATCAATCAATGGCTCCGCCACTTTATCGGGAGTCTCCGGTCCAATGGGTGACCAAACAGATGCAGACTTACTAATACAACTACGAGGATGGGCAGATGCGATCGTCGTGGGCGCCGAAACTGCTCGAAAGGAAAACTACGGTCCTGTAGTGCTGCCACATGGGATCAAGAATCAAAGGCAAAAGCTAGGCCGCTGCGGTTTACCTAAACTTACACTTTTGAGTAAATCTTTATATTTCGATTTCTCCTCCGAACTATTCTCCCCTGACCTACCATCAGAATTATCCCCACTCGTTATAACTCAACAACCTGCCAACACTTCCGAACAATGGGACCAGCGCTTACAGAAGCTTATTGACGTAGGCGTGGAGGTCATCGTGGCACCTACTAGCACAAACCCACTAAAGATTGCTTTCGATGCTTTGCATGCACGGAGATTGAAAAAAATATCTATTGAAGGTGGCCCCTCAGTTTACCGCCAGGCGTTGTCTTTAGGAATCGTCGATCGTCTTCATTTAACGATTGCCCCCAATATCATTTGCCCAGTAGAAAGCCCTCTTTTCGGAAAAATATCTGACGACTCTTTTACCACTCGCCTTGTGCTAGAAATGCTATCTTCCTCCCCTAATGGATTAATATTTTTACGCTATAAAGTAATTCGCGACACATTAGGGAATCCCACGCAATAA
- a CDS encoding DUF3000 domain-containing protein, which yields MTENQAMPIIASESSHESIPQDFMDAVESMHKAQLRPEISLGTIRPPQRLAPFSHAVGLEVSGTLSDDSQGDAFGRLILLHDPTSDESWDGSMRLVAYIQADMDASVANDPLLPDVAWQWLTEALDKTHADHTNLGGTVTATASVRFGEIGGPPRAYQVEMRASWTATAIDLAPHVSAFAQVLANVAGLSPEGTTSISR from the coding sequence GTGACTGAAAACCAAGCAATGCCCATTATTGCCTCAGAAAGCTCTCACGAATCCATCCCTCAAGATTTTATGGACGCCGTGGAATCGATGCATAAGGCTCAGCTCCGACCAGAGATCTCCTTAGGCACGATTCGCCCACCGCAACGACTAGCACCTTTTAGCCACGCAGTGGGACTGGAGGTCAGCGGGACTTTGTCTGATGATTCGCAAGGCGACGCCTTCGGTCGGCTTATCCTCCTGCATGACCCAACATCAGACGAATCGTGGGACGGATCGATGCGATTAGTTGCTTACATTCAAGCCGATATGGATGCATCTGTAGCAAACGATCCCCTTCTGCCCGATGTTGCCTGGCAATGGCTTACAGAAGCTCTAGATAAAACCCATGCTGATCACACAAATCTCGGCGGAACTGTAACTGCTACAGCATCAGTTCGCTTTGGCGAAATTGGTGGACCTCCTCGGGCATACCAAGTTGAAATGCGCGCATCTTGGACGGCAACAGCAATTGATCTTGCACCTCATGTATCAGCTTTTGCTCAAGTGTTAGCAAATGTAGCCGGACTGTCTCCCGAAGGTACGACAAGTATCTCCCGATAA
- the hemQ gene encoding hydrogen peroxide-dependent heme synthase, which translates to MAEKLNFEELNSMQRYSQFAVFRAIPGALGSDRTEIIAQAQSFFDGLETAGKVEVRGIYDLAGCRAEADFMIWWIAEEFEEIQAAFARFRRETVLGQVSEVAWLGNSLHRPAEFNRSHLPSFIMREKPGDWITVYPFVRSYDWYIMDPQKRRKILAEHGQAARDFPDVRANTVPAFALGDYEWMLAFEAPRLDRIVDLMHKMRYTEARLYVREETPFFTGRRVSEVSELVNVLP; encoded by the coding sequence ATGGCTGAGAAGCTCAATTTCGAAGAATTAAATAGCATGCAGCGTTATTCGCAGTTTGCTGTTTTCCGTGCGATTCCTGGCGCATTGGGGAGTGATCGTACAGAAATCATTGCTCAAGCCCAAAGTTTTTTTGACGGCCTAGAGACTGCTGGGAAAGTCGAAGTTCGAGGAATTTATGACCTAGCGGGTTGTCGTGCTGAAGCGGACTTCATGATTTGGTGGATTGCTGAGGAATTTGAAGAAATTCAAGCCGCTTTTGCTAGGTTCCGGAGAGAAACAGTGCTGGGGCAAGTTTCCGAAGTTGCTTGGTTGGGCAACTCACTTCATCGGCCAGCAGAGTTTAATCGCTCACACCTTCCATCCTTTATCATGAGGGAGAAACCAGGGGATTGGATTACGGTCTATCCATTCGTACGTTCTTATGATTGGTACATCATGGATCCGCAAAAACGTCGCAAAATTCTAGCTGAGCATGGGCAAGCTGCACGGGATTTCCCAGATGTTCGTGCGAACACCGTTCCAGCATTTGCGCTTGGTGACTATGAATGGATGCTTGCATTCGAAGCGCCACGGCTCGATCGGATTGTAGATCTCATGCATAAGATGCGTTATACGGAGGCTCGTCTTTATGTTCGTGAAGAAACCCCATTTTTTACGGGTCGTAGAGTGTCTGAGGTATCAGAACTTGTCAACGTTTTGCCGTAG
- a CDS encoding copper resistance CopC family protein: MKGQCVRSTWQGVKFASIGALTGLFLLQQPVVAHDVVISSNPQDGAKVTEFPTTVELTFSGIPKKDFNTVALSRKSDSTVLYRGEPHLNGQVVSFTLPSNIEKQAGEYLIGFQITSSDGHSTKGRTTFTYVDPSQENGSSEVSAESELKPTTSEGLSSTVTFAAGGITLIALAIVSIFLVARRNSRKGK, encoded by the coding sequence GTGAAGGGTCAATGTGTACGTAGCACGTGGCAGGGCGTTAAATTCGCTTCCATAGGTGCGTTAACAGGTCTTTTTTTGCTCCAGCAACCCGTCGTTGCTCACGACGTTGTTATATCTTCCAACCCGCAAGATGGTGCAAAAGTAACGGAATTCCCGACAACCGTCGAACTAACCTTTTCGGGTATTCCTAAAAAGGACTTCAATACTGTTGCATTGAGTCGGAAATCTGATTCGACAGTTTTGTATCGAGGTGAGCCTCATCTAAACGGGCAGGTTGTGAGCTTCACATTGCCTTCGAACATCGAAAAGCAAGCAGGTGAGTATCTAATTGGCTTTCAGATCACTTCATCGGATGGGCACTCCACCAAAGGGCGAACTACGTTCACTTATGTTGATCCTTCGCAAGAGAATGGTTCTAGTGAAGTTTCGGCAGAAAGTGAATTGAAACCCACAACCTCTGAAGGGCTTAGTTCGACGGTAACTTTCGCCGCAGGCGGAATCACATTAATTGCACTAGCTATTGTTTCTATTTTTTTAGTTGCACGACGTAACTCCCGGAAAGGAAAATAA
- the dxs gene encoding 1-deoxy-D-xylulose-5-phosphate synthase: MSILEHISSPADVKTLSYEQLDTLASEIREFLVEKVSATGGHLGPNLGVVELTLAIHRVFSSPSDPIIFDTSHQSYVHKILTGRAGAFDTLRQKDGLSGYTSRAESNHDWTESSHASASLSYADGLAKAFQLKGEKARNVVAVVGDGALTGGMCWEALNNIATGTERNVVVVVNDNGRSYSPTIGGFADNLAALRMKPSYDRVMEQGKTTLKSLGWVGERTFEALHAFKEGVKSSVIPTEMFPELGMKYIGPVNGHNTKAVEAALRYGRDHKGPLIVHVVTEKGKGYAPAENDVAELMHSTGVINPKTGEPVGTKSPGWTSVFSKELVKAGETRKDIVAITAAMAGPTGLSAFGEKFPDRLFDVGIAEQHAMTSAAGLALGGLHPVVAIYSTFLNRAFDQLLMDVGLLNLPVTIVLDRAGVTGSDGASHNGVWDFAVAGIVPGIRIAAPRDDENLKELFAEALTIDSPTVVRFPKGELPSRLSAQQRFDDGAELLHYSDSDHEDSTPSILVVAVGSLVSSVMEIVSDIEECGCNVTVVDPRWAVPVAPSIVGLAADHDLVITVEDGIIHGGVGAMINEALNASEIDVPVRNLAFPEIFPEHQSRNQLLDAVGLSPRGIKTQIIAAAESLYLLDKE; this comes from the coding sequence ATGAGCATTCTTGAACACATCTCGTCACCTGCCGATGTCAAAACTTTAAGCTACGAACAATTAGATACATTAGCGAGCGAGATCCGCGAATTTTTAGTGGAAAAGGTTTCGGCGACTGGAGGCCACTTAGGTCCGAACCTTGGGGTGGTCGAGCTGACACTTGCGATACATCGTGTGTTTTCTTCACCAAGTGATCCCATCATTTTTGATACCTCGCACCAGTCCTACGTTCATAAGATTTTGACAGGTCGTGCAGGAGCTTTCGATACCCTTCGCCAAAAAGATGGATTGTCTGGATACACTTCTCGCGCTGAAAGCAACCATGATTGGACTGAATCATCGCATGCGTCAGCTTCGTTATCGTATGCGGATGGATTAGCGAAGGCTTTCCAACTAAAAGGCGAAAAAGCTCGAAACGTGGTTGCAGTCGTCGGTGATGGCGCTCTAACTGGTGGTATGTGTTGGGAGGCCTTAAACAATATTGCAACTGGGACCGAGCGCAATGTTGTTGTGGTCGTCAATGACAATGGGCGAAGCTATTCGCCGACCATTGGCGGTTTTGCGGATAATTTAGCGGCGCTTCGGATGAAACCAAGCTATGACCGCGTGATGGAGCAAGGTAAAACTACTCTCAAATCCTTAGGATGGGTAGGCGAGCGGACATTTGAAGCTCTTCATGCTTTTAAAGAAGGCGTTAAGTCAAGTGTCATACCTACAGAGATGTTCCCAGAATTGGGCATGAAGTATATTGGTCCAGTTAATGGACATAATACGAAAGCTGTAGAGGCCGCGTTACGCTATGGCCGAGATCATAAAGGTCCTCTGATTGTTCATGTGGTGACAGAAAAGGGCAAAGGATATGCCCCTGCTGAAAATGACGTAGCTGAATTGATGCACTCGACGGGTGTTATCAATCCGAAGACCGGTGAACCAGTGGGCACCAAGAGCCCCGGATGGACATCAGTTTTTAGTAAAGAGCTTGTAAAAGCTGGAGAGACGCGCAAAGATATTGTTGCTATCACGGCTGCCATGGCTGGACCGACAGGGCTTTCTGCCTTCGGTGAGAAATTCCCTGATCGATTGTTTGACGTTGGAATCGCAGAGCAACATGCTATGACATCTGCAGCCGGTTTGGCGCTAGGCGGTCTCCATCCAGTCGTTGCTATCTATTCGACATTTCTCAATAGAGCATTTGATCAATTACTCATGGATGTCGGTTTGCTCAATCTTCCGGTTACGATCGTTCTGGATCGTGCGGGAGTTACCGGCTCCGATGGTGCAAGTCACAATGGCGTTTGGGATTTTGCAGTAGCAGGGATCGTACCAGGTATCCGAATTGCGGCACCGCGTGACGATGAGAATCTTAAGGAGCTGTTCGCTGAAGCACTTACTATTGACTCTCCAACTGTTGTGAGGTTCCCTAAGGGAGAGCTGCCGTCTCGGCTGAGTGCACAGCAGCGTTTCGACGATGGTGCGGAACTATTGCATTATTCCGATTCTGATCATGAAGACTCGACACCGAGCATTTTGGTCGTTGCGGTTGGTTCTCTCGTTTCATCTGTTATGGAAATCGTGTCCGACATTGAAGAGTGCGGTTGTAATGTGACTGTGGTTGATCCACGATGGGCAGTACCTGTTGCGCCATCAATCGTGGGATTAGCAGCAGATCATGATCTTGTTATAACTGTCGAAGATGGAATCATTCATGGCGGAGTGGGCGCGATGATTAATGAGGCGCTTAATGCCTCTGAAATAGATGTACCAGTTCGAAATTTGGCATTTCCTGAGATATTCCCTGAGCATCAAAGTAGGAATCAACTACTTGATGCTGTGGGGTTATCTCCTCGAGGTATAAAGACTCAAATTATCGCAGCTGCAGAATCTCTTTACCTTTTAGACAAGGAATAG
- the msrB gene encoding peptide-methionine (R)-S-oxide reductase MsrB encodes MTNFKLITDTEWRQRLSSEEYRVLREAGTEAPHTGEYTNTTTEGIYSCRACGTELFRSTEKFNSHCGWPSFFSPLAGDKVIERTDTSHGMVRTEVICANCESHLGHVFAGEGYDTPTDLRYCINSVCLTLIPAEES; translated from the coding sequence ATGACAAATTTTAAATTGATCACCGACACCGAATGGCGCCAGCGACTCAGCAGCGAAGAGTACCGTGTTTTGCGCGAAGCAGGTACCGAAGCACCTCACACTGGGGAATACACCAACACCACTACAGAGGGCATCTATTCGTGCCGTGCTTGTGGCACCGAGCTTTTTCGATCAACAGAAAAGTTCAATTCCCATTGCGGATGGCCTTCTTTCTTCTCGCCATTAGCTGGCGATAAGGTCATAGAACGCACAGACACTTCTCATGGTATGGTTCGCACTGAAGTAATCTGCGCAAACTGCGAATCTCATTTAGGACATGTCTTTGCAGGTGAAGGTTACGATACCCCCACAGATCTGCGCTATTGCATTAACTCTGTGTGCTTAACTTTGATTCCTGCAGAAGAAAGCTAA
- a CDS encoding copper chaperone PCu(A)C encodes MSTSRRIKGAIAVLAMASIALTACSNSESDSEKKVDTASSAAAAASETNSMSMGADSVMMMNPYVRSMEDGKSMTGIFGEIMNHSDKDVTVVGFSSSINAKMNQLHEVVDGVMREKEGGFVIPAGGTYTLEPGKDHMMLMGVDKPVVAGDTVSVTLELSDGTTVDVKDIPVRKLGAGDENYGADGAVHMDHGTSDTMKHDHSHK; translated from the coding sequence ATGTCTACATCTCGTCGCATTAAGGGCGCTATTGCTGTTTTAGCCATGGCTTCAATCGCTTTGACAGCTTGTTCTAACTCTGAATCTGATTCTGAGAAGAAGGTTGATACCGCATCATCTGCTGCTGCGGCTGCTTCCGAAACCAACTCTATGAGCATGGGTGCCGATTCTGTCATGATGATGAACCCATATGTTCGCTCCATGGAAGACGGAAAATCCATGACTGGTATTTTTGGTGAAATTATGAACCACTCTGACAAGGATGTCACGGTTGTGGGATTTAGTTCTTCCATTAACGCCAAGATGAATCAACTTCATGAGGTTGTTGACGGAGTCATGAGAGAAAAAGAAGGTGGATTTGTTATTCCTGCTGGCGGAACCTACACCTTGGAGCCAGGCAAAGATCATATGATGCTCATGGGCGTTGACAAGCCAGTTGTTGCTGGTGACACTGTTTCCGTCACACTTGAACTATCTGATGGCACCACAGTTGACGTCAAGGATATTCCAGTTCGAAAGTTGGGCGCTGGCGACGAAAACTACGGGGCAGACGGTGCGGTTCACATGGATCACGGAACCAGTGACACAATGAAGCACGATCATAGCCATAAATAA
- a CDS encoding class I SAM-dependent RNA methyltransferase, translating into MTKDQQDIERGSVINVEILNAAHGGQGIAKYDGRVIFVKSAFPGDRLSANITHVKKKFARATIASIEMPSPLRMQQRCLAAANGAGCCDFGELDPEIEGRYKADLVLEQLERLGKVSQPPTCEVVSFGSPTQWRTRMRLGVDAQGRAGGFASQSREVVSGVPCSQGVMGLLDGIVGAEQNVLRFTPGSQVVVVCDDLGQRTVVETQPAPRGKRTESMVKVVEGTGKVSQVVDGVTFELPATGFWQSHKDAAQVYADTIREWFGSLIIRNTDSSLVAWDLYGGCGSFASAILSAVDNHGVVHCVESAPAAVLAGKRALSQLVEDQKIVFHTETVERAMNQLPAPTLVVLDPPRVGAGAETVRAIAQSGPQAAIHIGCDPATFARDIAEWSRNGFILEKLRVFDAFPGTHHCETIGLLTKKN; encoded by the coding sequence ATGACAAAAGACCAGCAAGACATTGAACGCGGAAGCGTTATAAATGTTGAAATTCTTAATGCTGCACATGGCGGACAGGGAATTGCTAAATACGATGGACGAGTAATATTCGTAAAAAGCGCCTTCCCAGGGGATCGGCTCAGTGCAAATATCACTCATGTGAAAAAGAAGTTTGCTCGGGCTACGATCGCGTCGATCGAAATGCCTTCACCACTTCGAATGCAGCAACGATGCCTAGCTGCTGCGAATGGTGCTGGCTGCTGTGATTTTGGTGAGTTGGATCCAGAAATTGAGGGCCGGTACAAAGCTGATTTAGTTCTTGAACAATTGGAGAGACTCGGAAAGGTCTCCCAGCCTCCAACATGTGAAGTTGTATCATTCGGTTCTCCTACTCAGTGGCGAACCCGCATGCGTTTAGGTGTTGATGCTCAGGGCAGAGCAGGAGGATTTGCTAGCCAGTCACGTGAAGTCGTTTCAGGAGTGCCATGTAGTCAAGGCGTAATGGGGTTGCTTGATGGCATAGTAGGTGCGGAACAGAACGTATTACGTTTTACTCCAGGATCTCAAGTAGTAGTTGTTTGTGATGATCTCGGTCAGCGCACTGTCGTTGAGACTCAACCAGCGCCCCGCGGTAAACGTACCGAGTCGATGGTAAAAGTTGTAGAGGGTACCGGCAAAGTTTCCCAAGTTGTTGATGGCGTCACATTTGAACTCCCTGCTACTGGATTTTGGCAATCTCACAAAGATGCGGCTCAAGTATATGCAGACACTATTCGGGAATGGTTTGGATCTCTAATAATTCGGAATACAGATTCGTCACTGGTTGCGTGGGATCTCTATGGCGGATGTGGTTCTTTTGCTTCGGCGATTTTATCTGCAGTTGATAATCATGGTGTTGTCCATTGTGTAGAAAGTGCGCCGGCTGCAGTTTTGGCTGGCAAACGAGCTCTTTCTCAACTGGTGGAGGATCAAAAAATAGTTTTCCATACAGAAACAGTTGAGCGGGCCATGAATCAACTGCCTGCCCCTACCCTCGTTGTATTAGATCCACCTCGAGTAGGTGCTGGTGCTGAAACAGTACGAGCTATTGCACAATCGGGACCACAGGCTGCAATACACATCGGTTGTGACCCTGCCACGTTTGCTCGTGACATCGCCGAATGGAGCCGAAACGGTTTTATTTTGGAAAAACTTCGTGTATTCGATGCGTTTCCCGGTACGCATCACTGCGAAACCATCGGTTTATTAACAAAGAAAAACTAA
- the dut gene encoding dUTP diphosphatase: protein MENDQEKPSMVAIQRLDPELPLPVRKHRGDAGADLFSAESVTIEPGHRILVGTGIAIALPIGTVGLIHPRSGRALKEGLSIVNTPGTIDADYRGEIKVCLINLDPTTPIRIERGERIAQLLVQKVELVDFCEVETLSETERGVNGYGSTGVN from the coding sequence ATGGAAAACGACCAGGAAAAGCCAAGCATGGTGGCAATTCAACGCTTAGACCCTGAGCTTCCGCTGCCGGTTCGCAAGCATCGCGGTGACGCCGGCGCTGATCTATTTTCGGCTGAAAGCGTCACAATCGAACCAGGACATCGGATTCTTGTCGGAACCGGCATAGCGATTGCACTGCCAATAGGTACTGTTGGTCTTATTCACCCTCGTTCTGGTCGTGCTTTGAAAGAGGGCCTGAGTATCGTCAATACCCCAGGTACTATCGATGCTGATTATCGCGGTGAGATTAAAGTTTGCCTGATTAATTTGGATCCCACTACTCCCATCCGTATTGAGCGAGGGGAAAGGATTGCACAATTACTGGTGCAAAAAGTTGAGCTGGTTGATTTCTGCGAAGTTGAAACATTGTCAGAAACCGAGCGTGGTGTCAACGGTTACGGCTCTACTGGAGTTAACTGA
- a CDS encoding HRDC domain-containing protein, producing MALLVTQPSEGLPPLAATSRSIYEAAYQLSQGTGPFAIDTERAGAYRYDDRAYLLQIRREGSGTVLIDPEANRRLVTSVLGKVINNQPWIIHAAATDLPCLSELGFYPSTIFDTELAGRLAGLPRVNLASMLEERLEVTLKKAHGAEDWSRRPLPHSWLVYAALDVEKLIPLAESMKLLLEAHGKLEWHRQECAHLINTSSHGLDTQRSWQDMKGVSRLTRPRQLVVAEALWELRDDEARMKNTSVSRLLPDKVLISVAQRPPRNSQAALRASEIPKQYRKRIARWMPTINDVLESDPRTWPHTPQFDENQLPSKYVWEKIHPESLDDFEEVKNSIVEKALLLNLPAENLMQPHSVKELCWQLRDVPRPIAQDDVIECLMRLEARPWQIDNSASVITDTLNKIEHAS from the coding sequence ATGGCACTTTTAGTCACTCAACCGAGTGAGGGATTACCCCCGCTCGCTGCAACTTCTCGGTCGATTTACGAGGCAGCTTATCAACTATCTCAGGGCACTGGCCCTTTCGCAATTGATACTGAACGCGCTGGAGCTTATCGTTATGATGACCGCGCTTATCTCTTACAGATTCGTCGCGAAGGAAGCGGCACAGTACTTATCGACCCAGAAGCTAATCGACGATTAGTCACATCTGTACTAGGCAAGGTAATAAACAATCAACCGTGGATTATCCATGCCGCGGCAACAGACCTCCCCTGTCTTTCCGAGTTAGGTTTCTACCCCAGTACAATTTTCGATACTGAATTAGCAGGAAGACTCGCTGGATTGCCGCGAGTTAATTTAGCGTCCATGCTCGAAGAGCGCTTGGAAGTTACCCTCAAAAAGGCACACGGTGCCGAAGACTGGTCACGTCGCCCGCTTCCCCACAGTTGGCTCGTTTATGCAGCCTTAGACGTCGAGAAGCTCATTCCACTTGCAGAATCCATGAAACTCCTCCTAGAGGCTCATGGAAAATTAGAATGGCACAGACAAGAATGTGCGCATCTCATAAATACAAGCAGTCATGGCTTAGACACACAGCGTAGCTGGCAAGATATGAAGGGGGTAAGCCGTCTTACCCGACCTCGGCAGCTAGTCGTTGCCGAAGCCCTCTGGGAGTTACGCGACGATGAAGCTCGTATGAAAAATACATCCGTATCTCGCTTGTTGCCGGACAAAGTACTGATTTCCGTTGCACAGCGTCCACCTCGCAATTCACAAGCTGCTCTACGTGCCTCAGAGATTCCTAAACAGTACCGTAAGCGGATCGCTCGTTGGATGCCGACGATCAACGATGTTTTGGAATCCGATCCACGCACTTGGCCACACACACCACAATTCGATGAGAACCAGTTGCCATCAAAGTACGTTTGGGAAAAGATCCATCCCGAATCTTTAGATGACTTTGAAGAGGTAAAAAATTCCATCGTTGAAAAGGCGCTACTTCTAAATCTTCCAGCAGAAAATCTCATGCAGCCCCACTCGGTTAAAGAATTATGCTGGCAACTTCGAGATGTACCACGACCGATCGCACAAGACGATGTAATTGAATGCCTCATGAGATTGGAGGCACGACCTTGGCAAATCGACAACAGTGCGTCAGTAATTACAGATACACTCAACAAAATTGAGCACGCCTCATAG
- a CDS encoding DUF3710 domain-containing protein yields MWPFKRQNGDSDHDENNHEEAAVQQGVDTQKNVTQTDTDSPDPTHDAISGETGPFDADSVNIEDFDFSDFAGGILNLGSLLVPLPKTSEVQVEMGPDGPKMLHILTQFGRITPVAFAAPKAPGQWRSATQEIAEGMRADNLDVDFQQGPWGREIVGTSDDGNGVIRIIGVDGPRWMLRVTLAAPSESAERMAELGREVVARTFVRRGNEPILAGSSLPVALPQPLAEQVQQEMMRRAEQQATPIE; encoded by the coding sequence ATGTGGCCTTTTAAACGCCAAAATGGTGATTCTGACCATGATGAAAATAATCATGAGGAAGCTGCTGTACAGCAGGGCGTCGATACGCAAAAAAATGTCACTCAAACTGACACAGATTCACCTGATCCAACTCACGATGCAATTTCAGGGGAAACTGGTCCCTTTGATGCTGATTCCGTGAATATTGAGGATTTTGATTTCTCCGATTTTGCAGGCGGCATTCTCAACCTCGGGTCACTTCTTGTTCCCTTGCCAAAGACATCAGAAGTCCAAGTGGAAATGGGACCAGATGGACCCAAAATGCTTCATATTTTGACTCAATTCGGTCGTATCACTCCCGTAGCGTTTGCTGCCCCTAAGGCGCCTGGTCAGTGGCGCTCCGCAACCCAAGAAATCGCTGAAGGAATGCGTGCTGACAATCTTGATGTCGATTTCCAACAAGGACCGTGGGGGCGCGAGATCGTAGGAACCTCCGATGACGGCAACGGTGTAATCCGAATTATTGGCGTTGATGGACCTCGATGGATGCTACGAGTTACTTTGGCAGCGCCATCGGAAAGCGCTGAGCGTATGGCTGAATTGGGTCGAGAGGTTGTAGCGCGAACGTTTGTGCGCCGCGGAAATGAGCCAATTTTGGCGGGAAGTAGTCTTCCCGTAGCTTTGCCACAACCATTGGCAGAACAGGTCCAACAGGAAATGATGCGGCGAGCTGAACAGCAAGCAACTCCAATTGAATAA
- a CDS encoding Dyp-type peroxidase has product MAETPRFSVKSLGENLKMSRRGFLTGTAGVAAAGALSACTEPAHDADAVGVDQTVAQEIEPFDGIHQSGIATPAQSHLIVLGLNCRAGVDSAAVRRLLTLWTEDARELTQARNPVGSLEPEMTSSPSRLTITAGAGARLFDILGKSEMKPAWLKDIPVFSKDRLDPRWGQTDLVLQICSDDPMTAAFAMRHMTRSGSDYAEVKWVQQGFLNARGTLQKGETPRNLFGQKDGTINPHTAEEFDKQVWIDNEDDSPRWMHGGTCMVVRRISMNLDTWERLDRQSREVAIGRDIVEGAPLSGGKEHDSADYEAVDEYGIPKIDARSHMALATPPSDLPNQRLLRRAYTYNETPMVGTDQLSNAGLVFCCFQKDPRKQFIPIQQRLDASDRLNEWIKHIGSAVYAIFPGTDQKKTEASIWGAALFDS; this is encoded by the coding sequence ATGGCCGAAACTCCACGTTTTAGTGTTAAATCATTAGGCGAAAATCTTAAGATGAGTCGCCGTGGATTTCTTACTGGTACAGCTGGAGTTGCAGCCGCAGGAGCATTAAGTGCGTGCACAGAGCCTGCGCATGATGCAGATGCTGTGGGTGTAGATCAAACAGTTGCCCAAGAAATAGAGCCATTCGACGGCATCCATCAATCTGGAATTGCCACTCCAGCACAATCGCACCTCATAGTGCTGGGACTTAATTGCCGTGCGGGAGTGGATTCTGCTGCAGTGCGACGTTTGTTGACCCTGTGGACCGAGGATGCTCGGGAGTTAACTCAGGCGCGAAACCCAGTGGGTAGCCTTGAGCCCGAGATGACTTCGTCACCTTCACGTTTGACAATTACTGCTGGTGCTGGCGCACGGCTATTCGATATTCTCGGAAAGTCGGAAATGAAGCCCGCATGGCTCAAAGATATTCCAGTCTTTTCCAAAGATAGACTTGATCCGCGTTGGGGGCAAACGGATCTTGTGCTACAGATTTGTTCAGATGACCCTATGACCGCAGCTTTCGCCATGCGGCATATGACCCGATCGGGATCTGATTACGCTGAAGTTAAATGGGTTCAACAGGGATTTTTAAACGCTCGGGGTACTTTGCAAAAAGGCGAAACTCCGCGAAATCTTTTTGGCCAAAAAGATGGCACCATTAATCCTCACACTGCTGAAGAATTTGATAAGCAGGTTTGGATTGACAATGAAGATGATTCCCCACGTTGGATGCACGGTGGAACGTGCATGGTTGTAAGGCGTATTTCAATGAATTTGGACACTTGGGAGCGTCTGGATCGGCAATCCAGAGAAGTTGCAATTGGTCGCGATATCGTAGAAGGGGCCCCACTAAGCGGTGGAAAGGAGCACGATTCTGCTGACTATGAGGCAGTTGATGAATATGGTATTCCGAAGATTGACGCTCGTTCCCACATGGCACTAGCTACGCCACCTTCAGATTTGCCTAATCAGCGGCTCCTTCGGCGTGCGTATACTTACAATGAAACCCCGATGGTTGGTACTGATCAGCTATCGAATGCCGGCCTTGTGTTTTGTTGTTTCCAAAAGGATCCACGTAAACAATTCATTCCGATTCAACAGCGCTTAGACGCTAGCGATCGTTTGAATGAGTGGATCAAACACATCGGTTCTGCGGTGTACGCGATTTTCCCAGGCACCGATCAAAAGAAAACGGAAGCTTCCATTTGGGGTGCCGCGTTGTTCGATTCCTAG